One Pirellulales bacterium DNA window includes the following coding sequences:
- a CDS encoding ParB/RepB/Spo0J family partition protein, producing MATAQVQEIPLGAIRWDKNIRSSIDESRVNIYASSLHIHGQLVPIRVCHAAHGYDGQDGMHRWLAAQKLGWTTLNAIIEERTLSEAEDIETQLVANSIRTDVSIPDRARNIAKLLRLSGHSAAEVARRLQLSETTITKLLTILKLPEAILEQVGAGLIGLNAAYEIAKVSDVERQAALANEVVQGRLQRDGVARTAKRLQKPGQLASAPAAKRAVVTLDNGRSITVTGEPLDFEGFISSCEAALVKAKKARAQALSFSTFLKVTRDQARG from the coding sequence ATGGCCACGGCTCAAGTCCAAGAGATTCCGTTGGGAGCAATTCGGTGGGACAAGAATATTCGCTCGTCGATCGACGAATCTCGCGTCAATATCTACGCATCCAGTCTGCACATTCATGGCCAACTGGTTCCGATCCGCGTCTGTCATGCAGCGCACGGCTACGATGGCCAGGACGGAATGCATCGCTGGCTGGCTGCCCAAAAACTCGGCTGGACAACTCTCAATGCCATCATTGAAGAGCGGACACTCAGCGAAGCGGAGGACATCGAGACACAGCTGGTTGCGAACTCCATCCGTACGGATGTTTCAATTCCCGATCGGGCACGAAATATCGCCAAGCTGCTGCGGTTGAGCGGCCACAGTGCAGCGGAAGTGGCGCGACGCCTGCAACTGTCCGAGACGACGATCACCAAGCTCCTGACGATCCTGAAACTACCGGAAGCAATTTTGGAACAGGTTGGCGCAGGCCTCATCGGTCTGAATGCCGCCTATGAGATTGCCAAGGTATCCGATGTGGAACGCCAAGCGGCCCTTGCGAACGAAGTCGTCCAAGGCCGACTACAACGCGACGGCGTTGCGCGAACTGCCAAACGGTTGCAAAAGCCGGGCCAGCTCGCTTCTGCTCCGGCCGCAAAGCGCGCAGTCGTAACCTTAGACAACGGCCGGTCAATTACCGTAACTGGCGAGCCACTCGATTTTGAAGGTTTTATCTCTTCCTGCGAAGCCGCGCTGGTGAAAGCCAAAAAGGCTCGTGCTCAGGCTCTCTCTTTCTCCACCTTTCTTAAAGTCACGCGCGACCAGGCGCGAGGATGA
- a CDS encoding DUF1232 domain-containing protein → MLSLMATCGTVLFLALMILISLPHSPLRDMLVQIVGWVFALFCGVYVISPIDVIPEAFLGPFGIVDDLGAIVAGASSAIAAYRAGDGRHS, encoded by the coding sequence ATGCTTTCTCTTATGGCGACGTGTGGCACGGTCCTATTCCTGGCATTGATGATTCTCATTTCGCTTCCGCATAGCCCGTTGCGGGACATGCTCGTCCAGATCGTCGGCTGGGTCTTTGCCCTGTTCTGTGGCGTCTATGTCATATCTCCGATAGATGTTATCCCCGAAGCCTTCTTGGGGCCGTTCGGCATAGTCGATGACCTAGGGGCGATCGTCGCCGGCGCCTCGTCCGCGATTGCCGCCTATCGAGCCGGCGATGGCCGTCACTCCTAA
- a CDS encoding HEAT repeat domain-containing protein, producing the protein MMTSPDKWLLHADEAVRSLQSIGLAPAVPEFSKAVQSLNGTKRVVAAVSLLYFRKHRPDLIEKELAATAEAAVHDALMSEDVDGLRMATSMLCHSGLVPAGAVAALKLRMRHGDKHVRTAAAGALSTTPKFGLRLLRILEQALNSGEDTLISLAAAALARIEFKDRTSDAINFLTAALPNASPVAQCAIISTFGRMGNVARSVVPVLRGMMIDEQVHVAVRSSIATCFGEFSRSVRGVEEALFEALVSDDWEVVSSAAIALRKPGIKMPANAVKLLIKRLGSEDRNIRGVAARALCDLKEQIAIAISALVSRLLVETDDEVLEVIVESLGVAGKTAIPELISALRKSDVRTRQPIGIALVHIGKTTAREVAQAIVDVDDPIVQQTLASVLYLMGPQALPAVPILITAIERGDDNRRRCAVMALAAIGPGGQDAVPALLALLKNADDDLGGWIEKALASIGNEAIPMIAEYQTSTEPSMQRHLQRITTRLGASQAPCTETRLSALRDDRLLEFFAIVADIINNGGPSTNRGLAICLSERKKNGTLPLGVSCSDAYVGTALKRLEKLVGKSKGKASVHLIERGASRQKKGGLTQAGRDLFAEIEKYRAAKRRHAENRVRD; encoded by the coding sequence ATGATGACGAGCCCCGACAAGTGGTTGCTTCACGCTGACGAAGCCGTCCGTAGTCTACAGTCGATTGGGTTGGCCCCGGCGGTCCCTGAATTTTCCAAAGCGGTACAATCATTAAACGGCACCAAACGCGTGGTCGCCGCCGTATCCCTGCTTTATTTCCGAAAGCATCGACCGGACCTGATAGAAAAAGAGCTTGCGGCGACTGCCGAGGCCGCGGTACATGATGCCCTGATGAGCGAAGACGTTGACGGTCTTCGCATGGCCACCTCTATGCTCTGCCACAGCGGGCTAGTTCCAGCGGGCGCCGTTGCGGCGCTCAAGCTACGAATGCGACACGGCGACAAGCATGTTCGAACAGCTGCCGCGGGCGCCTTGAGCACGACACCCAAGTTCGGGTTACGCCTTTTACGCATTTTGGAACAGGCGTTGAATAGTGGCGAAGACACGTTGATCAGTCTGGCTGCAGCAGCCCTGGCGCGGATTGAGTTCAAGGACAGGACATCTGATGCAATTAACTTTCTAACAGCGGCGCTTCCAAACGCCTCTCCCGTGGCCCAGTGCGCGATTATTTCGACGTTCGGGCGCATGGGCAATGTGGCACGCTCCGTCGTTCCGGTACTGCGTGGAATGATGATTGATGAACAGGTCCATGTCGCGGTGCGATCGTCCATCGCCACCTGTTTTGGAGAATTCAGCCGTAGCGTGAGAGGTGTAGAAGAAGCCTTATTCGAGGCACTAGTGTCCGACGATTGGGAGGTAGTTTCTAGCGCAGCAATTGCGCTGCGGAAGCCGGGGATCAAGATGCCCGCTAATGCGGTCAAGCTGCTAATCAAGAGACTCGGATCAGAAGATCGAAATATTAGAGGTGTCGCAGCACGGGCGTTATGCGACCTCAAAGAGCAGATCGCGATAGCGATTTCCGCGTTAGTTAGTCGGCTTCTGGTTGAAACCGACGATGAGGTGTTAGAGGTAATCGTGGAATCGCTGGGCGTCGCGGGAAAGACGGCAATTCCTGAGCTTATTTCCGCCTTGCGTAAATCGGACGTGCGAACGCGACAACCAATCGGTATCGCGCTGGTGCATATCGGCAAAACGACCGCCAGGGAAGTGGCACAAGCGATAGTGGACGTAGACGATCCGATTGTACAGCAGACTTTGGCTTCGGTCCTGTACCTGATGGGGCCACAAGCATTGCCTGCCGTACCGATTCTGATCACTGCAATCGAACGTGGCGACGATAACAGACGCCGCTGCGCGGTAATGGCCCTGGCCGCGATCGGTCCGGGCGGGCAAGATGCCGTACCGGCCTTGTTGGCGTTACTGAAGAACGCGGATGATGATCTTGGAGGTTGGATTGAAAAAGCCTTGGCGAGCATCGGCAATGAAGCGATACCGATGATCGCCGAGTATCAAACGTCGACTGAACCGTCGATGCAACGCCACTTACAGCGAATCACAACCCGGCTCGGTGCGAGCCAGGCGCCCTGTACCGAAACTCGATTAAGCGCGCTACGTGACGACCGCCTTTTGGAATTCTTCGCGATCGTGGCAGACATCATCAATAATGGTGGCCCATCAACAAACCGTGGTTTGGCTATATGTCTTTCTGAACGGAAGAAGAATGGCACGTTGCCCTTGGGCGTTTCCTGTAGCGATGCGTATGTCGGGACAGCGTTAAAGCGACTGGAAAAACTTGTTGGCAAGAGCAAGGGCAAAGCCAGCGTTCATCTCATCGAGCGTGGCGCATCGCGCCAAAAAAAGGGGGGACTTACTCAGGCGGGACGTGACTTGTTCGCGGAAATCGAAAAATACCGGGCGGCCAAACGCCGCCATGCAGAAAACCGAGTCCGCGATTGA
- a CDS encoding WD40 repeat domain-containing serine/threonine protein kinase, translating into MVWLASFAPDASTTDLTEPSSHLAFPRLVGRYRLDALLGRGAYGAVFAAADLERGIDVAVKIAWPAVMFSAAASRRFVEEPTIAAELAHPGIIKIYDYGWLDAVCFIALELIEGPTLEQWAASETPPTITETVLVMEKVAKAVHFAHQQGIVHRDLKPSNVLLRPSPGSTSAFEPVVSDFGLARRPDDPAFSIATLTGVAVGTDFYMSPEQARGDSNVEAASDVFSLGVILYELLARRRPFGGRTSDDIRRGVREDEPQPIRTLNKQVTKNLETIVLKCLEKLPHHRYATAGALGDDLRRFFNDEPIHIRRPSLARRGIRLARRRPATTLVLAGAVFGMLLFVFAIAFWREDRVATGKHIAAAEEATKMAEKAEREHQYASTIRSAALAVQRGLKGEAVELLKESRFRSPGRIANGFEWQWLWKKANSAERSFVAHPGGVFAVGFSPRGDILASSGEDDYVALWDTRDWSKQASWHSPMGIDVNALAFSADGSMLAMGRDDGSLVVRSVPDQTVIFDEAVIGGRIWCLSWLGSEGKLAAGGDGSKIVIIDPKTRARDEILLTRDRKLEHAIGPIDGIRGLSYLASGEVLIADHQGIQDLQFVYPKTQTPPRSWMFGGGVYVACPIPGAVPRLLLSTQSKASPALTHSISVCQIEGPPPEEFCTLHGNSSFICCSSNGESAAIAFVDGTIQILNIEDVEKGKPAVASPRLAHAGRVVTAAFSPDSSRLISAGADGNLSVWSTANVVAGFDISLAGRPWGVRFSPSGEQLMIVERTQNDSAIARMYDVESKVPQWEARVVPYCTWRMDYWGYRCRFSPDGEDVVVLESGGQLQIRSAHTGAIVQRFDPGRSTVCENVAYSLDGKCIYVLLQNYYSENGSPRRSRDLDYTHVVLDRASNRAIESSNSKNFQRLGQIHTGRGDLWFDMFGSRECRLRRATDEVPSVILRGPNERLYAVDVSRDGWIVAATGAEGIIYCWDLRRPSSYKKMVGHAGPVVDIRFARDDQTLITRGTDDTVRFWHVPTSSELLTLGGPEEKMLNMDLSSDGTLLALGIESKGRYGIEIHRLLTPEGNSTLDATPQSLPGRF; encoded by the coding sequence ATGGTTTGGCTTGCATCCTTTGCGCCCGATGCATCGACCACCGACTTGACGGAGCCGTCAAGCCATCTTGCCTTTCCAAGGCTAGTGGGACGTTACAGGCTCGACGCACTGTTGGGACGCGGAGCGTACGGTGCCGTATTCGCTGCTGCCGACCTGGAGCGGGGTATCGATGTTGCTGTTAAGATCGCTTGGCCGGCGGTCATGTTCAGCGCTGCGGCCAGCCGTCGCTTTGTCGAAGAGCCGACGATTGCAGCTGAACTGGCCCATCCGGGCATCATTAAGATTTACGATTATGGGTGGCTTGACGCCGTCTGCTTCATTGCCCTTGAACTCATCGAAGGGCCCACGTTAGAGCAATGGGCCGCAAGTGAGACGCCTCCTACCATCACGGAAACTGTATTAGTGATGGAGAAGGTCGCCAAGGCGGTGCACTTCGCGCATCAACAAGGCATTGTGCATCGAGATTTAAAGCCCAGTAATGTTTTGTTGCGTCCCAGTCCGGGCTCGACATCAGCGTTCGAACCGGTCGTTTCGGACTTTGGTTTGGCGAGACGGCCCGACGATCCAGCGTTCTCGATCGCTACGCTCACCGGTGTCGCGGTCGGCACTGACTTCTACATGTCGCCCGAACAGGCTCGTGGGGACTCTAACGTCGAGGCCGCGTCGGACGTGTTCTCTCTGGGGGTCATTCTCTACGAACTTCTCGCGAGGCGGCGTCCGTTCGGCGGACGCACTTCGGACGACATTCGCCGCGGAGTTCGAGAAGACGAGCCGCAACCAATTCGGACCCTCAACAAGCAGGTCACCAAAAATCTGGAGACGATCGTCTTAAAGTGCTTGGAGAAACTCCCTCATCATCGGTACGCCACCGCAGGAGCGTTAGGAGACGACTTGCGCCGCTTTTTCAATGATGAGCCGATCCACATACGGAGGCCGTCTCTGGCACGTCGCGGAATTCGCCTGGCACGGCGGCGGCCCGCGACTACGTTAGTTCTCGCTGGCGCGGTATTTGGAATGCTGCTGTTTGTGTTTGCGATTGCTTTCTGGCGAGAGGATCGCGTTGCGACCGGTAAGCACATCGCCGCTGCAGAAGAGGCGACCAAAATGGCCGAAAAGGCTGAACGCGAGCATCAGTACGCATCTACGATCCGAAGCGCTGCGCTCGCCGTACAGCGAGGCCTTAAGGGTGAGGCGGTGGAGCTATTGAAGGAATCACGGTTCAGGTCGCCTGGCCGTATTGCAAATGGTTTTGAATGGCAATGGCTCTGGAAAAAAGCCAATAGCGCTGAGCGATCCTTCGTTGCGCATCCGGGGGGAGTCTTCGCCGTTGGATTTTCACCCCGCGGCGATATCTTGGCATCGTCAGGCGAGGACGATTATGTAGCGCTTTGGGATACTCGCGATTGGTCCAAGCAGGCGTCTTGGCATTCCCCTATGGGAATAGATGTCAATGCGCTCGCCTTCTCGGCCGATGGCTCCATGTTAGCGATGGGCCGTGACGACGGGAGTCTCGTCGTGCGGTCGGTTCCCGATCAAACGGTCATCTTCGACGAGGCGGTTATCGGAGGGCGCATTTGGTGCCTCAGTTGGCTAGGCTCTGAGGGAAAGCTTGCAGCCGGAGGCGACGGTTCCAAAATCGTCATCATTGACCCAAAGACCAGAGCCAGAGACGAGATTCTACTGACGCGAGACCGGAAACTCGAACATGCTATCGGTCCGATTGATGGCATCAGAGGCCTTAGCTATTTAGCAAGCGGCGAAGTTCTGATTGCCGATCATCAAGGCATCCAGGATTTGCAGTTTGTATATCCAAAAACGCAAACGCCGCCGCGCTCCTGGATGTTCGGCGGAGGGGTTTATGTCGCCTGTCCAATACCCGGTGCCGTTCCTCGCCTACTTCTTAGTACCCAGAGTAAAGCCTCGCCTGCGTTGACGCATTCGATTTCTGTTTGCCAGATTGAAGGACCGCCGCCTGAGGAATTCTGTACGCTCCATGGTAATTCCTCGTTCATCTGCTGTTCGTCAAACGGCGAATCGGCAGCAATTGCTTTCGTGGACGGCACGATCCAAATCTTAAATATCGAGGATGTCGAGAAAGGGAAACCTGCCGTTGCATCGCCACGTCTCGCGCACGCGGGCCGAGTGGTCACCGCAGCATTTTCACCTGATAGTTCGAGGCTAATCTCGGCGGGCGCCGACGGAAATCTTTCGGTCTGGTCAACAGCTAATGTGGTCGCTGGCTTCGACATTTCGCTCGCTGGACGCCCTTGGGGAGTGCGCTTCAGCCCTTCCGGCGAGCAACTCATGATCGTTGAACGGACGCAAAACGACAGCGCCATTGCAAGAATGTACGACGTTGAATCAAAAGTGCCGCAATGGGAAGCACGAGTAGTACCGTACTGCACGTGGCGAATGGACTATTGGGGCTATCGGTGCCGGTTCTCGCCCGATGGAGAGGACGTTGTCGTTCTAGAATCAGGTGGGCAATTGCAGATACGATCGGCTCATACGGGGGCCATTGTCCAACGTTTCGATCCGGGACGATCGACAGTCTGTGAGAACGTCGCGTACTCTCTCGATGGCAAATGTATATATGTCCTTCTACAGAATTACTATTCAGAAAACGGTTCGCCGCGACGCTCTCGCGACCTGGACTATACGCATGTCGTCCTGGATCGCGCAAGTAATCGTGCCATCGAATCTTCCAATAGCAAGAACTTTCAACGTCTCGGCCAGATTCATACTGGCCGCGGCGATCTGTGGTTCGATATGTTCGGGTCACGAGAATGCAGATTGCGAAGAGCAACAGACGAGGTGCCCAGCGTTATTCTTCGCGGCCCAAATGAACGGCTTTACGCTGTGGACGTCTCACGGGATGGTTGGATTGTCGCGGCTACGGGGGCGGAAGGCATTATCTATTGTTGGGACCTCAGGCGGCCTTCATCGTATAAAAAAATGGTCGGTCACGCAGGGCCGGTCGTAGACATACGATTCGCTCGCGATGATCAAACGCTCATCACTCGAGGAACGGACGATACGGTGAGGTTCTGGCATGTTCCTACAAGTAGCGAACTGCTAACACTGGGCGGTCCGGAGGAAAAGATGCTTAATATGGATCTGAGTTCAGATGGAACACTCCTGGCACTCGGTATTGAAAGCAAAGGGCGATATGGAATTGAAATTCACCGTCTTTTGACTCCCGAAGGTAATTCCACCCTTGATGCTACTCCCCAATCTTTACCCGGACGATTTTGA
- a CDS encoding sigma-70 family RNA polymerase sigma factor — protein MSDTLRTTEDGNPTSDGVPVQHGIEKDSNSATHLNELLAKARTGEPAALNALVSRLNDHLWIGYGRRGRPSGLSPSRSMSDLIQEALAGVPGAVANFPGESFADFRQYVRSTLYFRRLHWSRNARLHGDHERRHHIWRMLCSRFNDGLDGLSPAHVISQKEQQALAFQALGRLNPNDQFIIRSRLFEGMSCKELATAMRANVGAVRKAYQRAVMRLKAEFLSVERR, from the coding sequence ATGAGCGACACGCTACGGACCACAGAAGATGGCAATCCTACCTCCGACGGTGTGCCGGTTCAGCACGGCATAGAGAAGGACAGCAACTCGGCGACTCATCTCAATGAACTGCTGGCAAAAGCCCGAACTGGTGAGCCGGCAGCACTCAATGCGCTCGTGTCGCGACTAAATGATCATCTATGGATCGGGTACGGCCGTCGCGGTCGCCCATCGGGCCTCAGCCCTTCGCGCAGCATGTCCGATCTCATTCAAGAGGCACTTGCCGGCGTTCCTGGGGCCGTCGCAAACTTTCCAGGGGAGTCGTTTGCCGACTTCCGGCAATACGTACGAAGCACATTGTATTTCAGGCGGTTGCATTGGTCGCGGAACGCCAGATTACATGGCGACCACGAGCGCCGGCATCACATTTGGCGGATGTTGTGCAGCCGTTTCAATGATGGATTAGATGGATTGTCGCCTGCCCATGTCATCTCGCAAAAAGAACAGCAGGCATTGGCGTTTCAGGCACTTGGTCGACTGAATCCGAACGATCAATTCATCATTCGTAGCCGGCTGTTCGAGGGAATGAGCTGTAAGGAACTCGCGACCGCCATGCGGGCCAATGTCGGGGCAGTGCGTAAGGCCTACCAACGCGCGGTTATGCGATTGAAGGCAGAGTTCCTGTCAGTTGAGAGGCGCTGA